The DNA segment AGAGGCCGCCTATCGCGACTACCAGGACAAGCACATCAACGACCCTCTTGACCCTGGGGTCGCCTTCGCCTTCACGCAGCGCCTGCTGTCGCTTAACGACCTTGGTGAGGCAGATGGCGCACCCCTAGTTGAGGTCATCGTCATGTCGCGCAACGACCCGTTCACCGGTCTTCGCGTCATGCGGTCGGCTCAGCATCACGACCTTGCCATCAGCCGCGCGGTCTTCATGCAGGGGCGCTCGCCCTACAAGTTCATGCCCAGCTTCAATATGTCGCTCTTTCTCTCCGCCAGCGAAACCGATGTCCGTGAAGCAACAGAGCTCGGGCTCCCGGCGGGTCGCGTCCTGGAGTCCTCGGCGGTGAACGACGAGGACGACGACCTACGGATCGCCTTCGACTTCGACGGTGTCCTCGCTGATGACCAGTCCGAGCGGGTCTACCAAGCGGATGGGATGGCGGCCTTCCATGAGCATGAAGTGTCGAACGACGTCACCCCGCACAACCCAGGCCCACTGCGAGATTTCCTTGCCAAGATCAACGCCATCCAGAGGCGCGAGGAGGAGCGTCGCCAAGCGGATCCCGATTACAAGATCAGGGTCCACGTCTCGATCGTCACGGCACGAAATGCCCCATCCCATGAGCGGGCAGTCCGCAGCTTAATGAAGTGGGGTGTGACGGTGAATGACGCATTTTTCCTGGGAGGAATCGACAAGGGCAAGGTGCTAGAGATACTCCGCCCTCACATCTTCTTCGACGACCAGATGGGCCACCTGGACTCGGCCTCCCGAGTCGTGCCGAGCGTGCACATCCCCTACGGCGTGACCAATAGCCCTTCGCTGATGGACGAGTCGTAGACCGCTGATCCCAGAAGGCTGCCAGTGCTGCATCCACTCGAGGATCGGCCAGTCCGACCTGATCGCTGATCCAGAGGGGCAGCGCCGCCGCGGCATCCCCCTGACATATCCCGTCCGGGCTTTCAGCCTGCCGAACGGACTTGAGCAACGGTTGCCGGTGAACGGTTATTCGAGCATCGTGGGCGTTCGCATGGTCAGGTCCCTCCCAGACGGAGATCTCGCGTCACTCCCCTGTCCCTGAGGCCGCCTTTAGGGACATTTCGACTCCGGCGCCGTCAGCGTCAGGTCGACGGCTGGCGCCGTCGTCCGCCGGCTACCTCGACCATGTCCCAGCGGTGGCTGGTCACTCCATCGCGGCTCGCCCGTCCGCCTCACCAACCGGTGACCGTCGAACCGTTGGTGGCTCGCTGGACTTCACCAGTCGCCTAGAGCTACGTCACCCTCACCCCGGGCGGGGTGACATCTCCATGTCCCCAGGCGCAGTGTCGTTGCACAGATCTGTAAGAAGGCCCCGCAGCGTCAGTATCCGGTGATTGGCTCGGCCGTTCGCGTCAGGCGGCTGCAGTACTGCGCGCCTGACCTCCGACCGGTGGAGGGGTGAGCTGATGGGCACGACGAAGCGGCGGCAGGCCGGCGAAGGTGGGATTAGCGAGTACCAGACGAAGGCCGGGCCACGGTTCCTGATCAAGTACCCGGTGCTGCAGGAGTACGGGACCAAGCGCGTCGTCCTCAAGCGTGGCTACAAGACCAGGCGCGACGCCGCCTCAGCCCTGCGCGCAGAAATCCGCAGGATGGAGACGGGAGAGTGGGTCAACCCGTCCAAGCAGCCGTTGGCGGCCTACCTGTCCGAGTGGCTCGACGGTCAGCGGCTGGCGCCGGCCACGCTCGCCAGCTATCGGAAGAACGTCCGTTTGCACGTCGTGCCCCGCCTGGGTGCTGTACCGATGGACCGGCTCACCGGCACTGCCGTGGACGCCTGGATGCGCGAGCTGGAGGTCTCCGGCCGCGCTGACGGGCAGGGCGGACTGTCACCCCGCACGGTGCGTTACGTCTACACGATCCTGCGGTCAGCCCTCGCCGACGCGGTGAAACACGGCCGGCTCGCCGTGAACCCGACCGACAGGTCCACCCCGCCCAGTCCGTCGCAGGCTCGGCCACCGGAGATGCACGCCTGGACCGCACCGGAGCTCGCCCGGTTCCTACGCTGGGCCGACGAGCACGACTCCGACATCGCCATGGCCTATCGGCTGCT comes from the Modestobacter italicus genome and includes:
- a CDS encoding 5'-nucleotidase; translation: MALGPWRTSGPSVHLGRRSPITGDSSARCPPCGGQRAPHRRHRADVRAREPQIPYDLSSSLVIGIASSALFDLAQSDEVFRNQGEAAYRDYQDKHINDPLDPGVAFAFTQRLLSLNDLGEADGAPLVEVIVMSRNDPFTGLRVMRSAQHHDLAISRAVFMQGRSPYKFMPSFNMSLFLSASETDVREATELGLPAGRVLESSAVNDEDDDLRIAFDFDGVLADDQSERVYQADGMAAFHEHEVSNDVTPHNPGPLRDFLAKINAIQRREEERRQADPDYKIRVHVSIVTARNAPSHERAVRSLMKWGVTVNDAFFLGGIDKGKVLEILRPHIFFDDQMGHLDSASRVVPSVHIPYGVTNSPSLMDES
- a CDS encoding tyrosine-type recombinase/integrase, translating into MGTTKRRQAGEGGISEYQTKAGPRFLIKYPVLQEYGTKRVVLKRGYKTRRDAASALRAEIRRMETGEWVNPSKQPLAAYLSEWLDGQRLAPATLASYRKNVRLHVVPRLGAVPMDRLTGTAVDAWMRELEVSGRADGQGGLSPRTVRYVYTILRSALADAVKHGRLAVNPTDRSTPPSPSQARPPEMHAWTAPELARFLRWADEHDSDIAMAYRLLAYTGMRRGEALALRWRDVDLDAGRVAVRRSVGVVKDKGKGEQLVEGATKSGQSRVVDLDAGTVAALHAYRAVRGSIALDLVRDTALVLGTLAGGHRHPERFSRQFVDHQLQARRALGEEQLPVIRLHDLRHTHATLLLAAGEPVKVVSERLGHASATITLTVYQHVHPGMGRQAADRFAALLDG